A window of the Synechococcus sp. LTW-R genome harbors these coding sequences:
- a CDS encoding Nif11-like leader peptide family natural product precursor: MSLDQLKAFLARLQADEPLKQQVLAAATADDVAQIGLKLGFEFSGDELLRVSGKKFDRVTVHKNDMPGEYN, from the coding sequence ATGTCGCTCGATCAACTCAAGGCGTTCCTGGCCCGGCTGCAGGCCGATGAACCCCTGAAGCAGCAGGTCTTGGCCGCCGCGACCGCCGATGACGTCGCCCAGATCGGACTGAAGCTGGGCTTCGAGTTCTCCGGCGATGAACTGCTGCGGGTCTCCGGCAAGAAATTCGACCGGGTGACCGTCCATAAGAACGACATGCCCGGCGAATACAACTGA
- a CDS encoding HPP family protein, protein MVWKRIQAERQRGRDYQPRFQQRHVIGAWIGALLAITALGLISLWSHYPLVVAPFGASTVLLFGHPSSPLAQPRNVVLGNTVAAVVSVSCVTAFGDGPWVMGLAVAVTIALGQVLRCLHPPAGAVALLGVLLKAQPGFIWMPVLSGSLVMMLIAVAYSRLQPGAEHYPHHWL, encoded by the coding sequence ATGGTCTGGAAGAGGATTCAGGCGGAGCGGCAACGGGGACGGGACTACCAGCCCCGCTTCCAGCAGAGGCACGTCATCGGCGCCTGGATTGGCGCCCTACTCGCGATTACGGCCCTCGGCCTGATCAGTCTCTGGAGTCACTACCCCCTGGTCGTGGCTCCCTTCGGAGCCTCGACGGTGCTGCTCTTCGGCCACCCCTCGAGCCCACTGGCACAACCGCGGAATGTGGTCCTGGGCAACACCGTGGCCGCCGTGGTCAGCGTGAGCTGCGTCACGGCCTTCGGCGATGGCCCCTGGGTGATGGGTCTGGCCGTGGCCGTCACCATTGCGCTGGGGCAAGTGCTGCGTTGCCTGCATCCTCCGGCCGGGGCAGTGGCCTTACTGGGGGTCCTGCTCAAGGCGCAACCCGGGTTCATCTGGATGCCCGTGCTCAGTGGCTCACTCGTGATGATGCTGATCGCCGTGGCCTACAGCCGCCTCCAGCCGGGCGCGGAGCACTACCCCCATCACTGGCTCTGA
- a CDS encoding peroxiredoxin-like family protein codes for MNAPDVLLDNLRLIPGMESGSKRLVILMSQLGDFDSLEYAQALVPALPRLQQAGIQLLAIGIGDEAGAERFCQFTGFPRANLKVEAEPRLHRALGLYAGLQTPGGPWPGLLLMCAGIGSPGTLGEVFRGYTGDRSAPQRFDSPLFRLAGGDGFQRPFELATVRLRNMTEVLGKWRTYVPRDDFITQRGATFLLDADNSLLYEHRDAGMLGFSATMNRPLSFLDPYLN; via the coding sequence ATGAACGCCCCCGACGTCCTGCTGGACAACCTCCGCTTGATCCCCGGGATGGAGTCCGGCTCGAAACGGCTGGTCATCCTGATGAGCCAGCTCGGGGATTTCGATTCACTGGAATACGCCCAGGCCTTGGTCCCAGCACTGCCGCGGCTGCAGCAAGCCGGTATCCAACTGCTGGCGATCGGCATCGGCGATGAGGCTGGCGCCGAGCGGTTCTGCCAATTCACGGGCTTTCCTCGGGCGAACCTCAAGGTGGAGGCTGAACCGAGGCTGCATCGTGCACTGGGGCTCTATGCCGGCCTGCAAACCCCAGGCGGGCCATGGCCGGGCTTGCTCTTGATGTGTGCCGGCATTGGTTCTCCGGGGACCTTGGGCGAGGTCTTTCGCGGTTACACCGGCGATCGCTCCGCACCGCAACGCTTCGACAGTCCGCTCTTCCGCTTGGCGGGCGGAGATGGATTCCAGCGCCCCTTTGAGCTGGCCACGGTGCGGCTGCGGAACATGACCGAGGTGCTTGGGAAATGGCGGACCTACGTGCCCCGGGATGACTTCATCACCCAGCGCGGCGCAACATTCCTTTTGGACGCCGACAACAGCCTGCTCTATGAACACCGCGACGCAGGGATGCTGGGCTTTTCGGCCACCATGAACCGCCCGCTGTCCTTCCTGGATCCCTATCTGAACTGA
- a CDS encoding ribbon-helix-helix protein, CopG family, translating into MSPEPGRAKRVSITLPPDLYERLAALAEADRRSVASWAAVQLELAVIEAEEKLRQGRNLKERLADESERFTAWYRDDSLAQRTVS; encoded by the coding sequence ATGTCTCCAGAACCAGGCCGGGCGAAGCGTGTCTCGATCACCCTTCCTCCAGATCTCTACGAGCGCCTCGCGGCCTTGGCAGAGGCGGATCGACGCTCGGTCGCGAGTTGGGCGGCGGTCCAGTTGGAGTTGGCTGTCATCGAAGCGGAGGAGAAGCTCCGGCAGGGCCGCAACTTGAAAGAGCGCCTGGCGGATGAGAGCGAGCGCTTTACGGCTTGGTACCGCGATGACTCCCTCGCTCAGCGGACCGTCAGCTGA
- a CDS encoding DUF1499 domain-containing protein, producing the protein MTVLVSQFLLVFTLGLFHLVGPLPADLGLQDGALAPCSSPAHCARVDWELSDPQAALEALVPVIAATPRTEIVEQDKGYLHATASSALFGFVDDLELYADPSRGVLQARSVSRLGDSDLGVNARRLQALADQLKD; encoded by the coding sequence ATGACGGTTCTCGTCTCCCAGTTCCTCCTGGTCTTCACCCTCGGACTCTTCCATCTGGTCGGGCCGCTGCCCGCGGATCTGGGGCTTCAAGACGGCGCGCTCGCGCCCTGCTCGAGTCCGGCCCATTGCGCTCGGGTGGATTGGGAGCTGTCCGACCCCCAAGCGGCCTTGGAGGCCCTGGTGCCCGTGATCGCGGCCACCCCGCGCACCGAGATCGTGGAGCAGGACAAGGGCTACCTGCATGCGACAGCCAGCAGCGCGCTCTTTGGTTTTGTTGACGATCTGGAGCTCTACGCCGACCCCAGCCGTGGCGTCCTTCAGGCCCGTTCGGTGTCACGCCTTGGCGATTCCGACCTTGGGGTGAACGCCCGTCGCCTGCAGGCGCTCGCCGATCAGCTCAAGGATTGA
- a CDS encoding pyridoxamine 5'-phosphate oxidase family protein, giving the protein MTEALPPWRPLLRGARQREGRSPQARWLQLATLGCDGAPRVRTLVFRGWGGPAQLDLLTDRRSEKSTELMQEPRVELCWLLPKARSQFRLRGHRLSLDAASDQNARDQQWKQLHPGARSLWGWPQPGAAFDPEGPFPDALGDEVPQPESFELVRIELEQVELLELTGHPHQRRRWRRQQEWLEERLNP; this is encoded by the coding sequence ATGACGGAAGCCCTGCCCCCCTGGAGGCCGTTGCTGCGCGGCGCCCGCCAGCGGGAGGGTCGCTCCCCCCAGGCCCGCTGGTTGCAGTTGGCCACCCTCGGCTGCGATGGAGCGCCGCGGGTTCGAACCCTGGTCTTCCGTGGCTGGGGCGGCCCTGCCCAGCTGGATCTGCTGACGGATCGCCGCAGCGAGAAAAGCACTGAACTGATGCAGGAACCCAGGGTGGAGCTCTGCTGGCTGCTGCCCAAGGCGCGATCGCAATTCCGGCTCCGGGGCCATCGCCTGAGCCTGGACGCCGCGAGCGATCAGAACGCCCGCGACCAGCAATGGAAGCAACTCCATCCCGGCGCCCGCAGCCTCTGGGGCTGGCCCCAGCCAGGGGCCGCTTTCGATCCCGAGGGCCCCTTCCCCGACGCCCTCGGCGACGAAGTGCCGCAACCCGAGAGCTTTGAACTGGTGCGGATTGAGCTGGAGCAGGTGGAGCTCCTGGAGCTCACCGGCCACCCGCATCAACGCCGGCGTTGGCGGCGACAGCAGGAGTGGCTCGAGGAACGCCTCAATCCTTGA
- a CDS encoding DCC1-like thiol-disulfide oxidoreductase family protein — protein MSLTLVYDGGCPFCRHFALRSELVGGLPDLEIRDGRAEDSLRAQLKQRGLDLARGAVLLEGDQAWHGAEAIAQLCGRLRPSDPLLALLRQLFAAPPQARRLYPLLLWARRQALHWQGLLEDPDASPMVDRRGPYGR, from the coding sequence ATGAGCCTCACCCTCGTCTACGACGGCGGTTGTCCGTTTTGCCGCCACTTCGCCCTGCGCAGCGAGCTGGTCGGCGGCCTCCCCGATTTGGAGATCCGCGATGGCCGGGCTGAGGACAGCCTGCGGGCCCAGTTGAAGCAACGGGGCCTCGACCTGGCGCGGGGGGCCGTCCTGCTCGAGGGGGACCAGGCCTGGCATGGTGCCGAGGCGATCGCCCAACTCTGCGGTCGGCTCCGTCCGAGTGATCCCCTTCTGGCGCTGTTGCGCCAACTCTTTGCCGCACCGCCCCAGGCCAGGCGGTTGTATCCCCTGCTGCTTTGGGCCCGTCGCCAAGCCCTGCATTGGCAGGGGCTCCTCGAGGACCCCGATGCATCGCCCATGGTTGATCGCCGCGGGCCCTACGGTCGTTAA
- a CDS encoding methyltransferase domain-containing protein produces MQDVVQAYYGKELQSTADLKTSACCDADAVPDWLKPLLARVHLEVSSRYYGCGLVCPPLLEGCRVLDLGSGSGRDVYLLSQLVGASGEVVGVDMTPEQLAVAREYLPFHAEQFGYANVRFLEGQIERLEELDLEPGSFDVIVSNCVLNLSTDKPAVLRGIQRLLKPGGEFYFSDVYVDRRLPEAVQSHPVLYGECLGGALYWNDFLRMARAAAFTDPRLVSDRPLEITEPQLAALVGEARFYSATYRLFNILELEDACEDHGQAVIYRGSIDQAPTRLVFDKHHNIEAGKVFPVCGNTYRMLHQTRFAPHFQFIGDFERHYGLFEGCGSAIPFDQDRVVSGAAASCC; encoded by the coding sequence ATGCAAGACGTCGTCCAGGCCTATTACGGCAAGGAACTCCAGAGCACCGCTGACCTCAAGACCAGTGCCTGCTGCGATGCCGACGCGGTACCGGATTGGCTGAAGCCCCTGCTCGCTCGGGTCCATCTGGAGGTCAGCAGTCGCTACTACGGCTGCGGCCTGGTTTGCCCGCCGCTGCTGGAGGGCTGCCGCGTGCTCGACCTGGGGAGCGGCAGTGGTCGCGATGTCTATCTGCTCTCCCAGTTGGTGGGGGCCAGCGGCGAGGTGGTCGGCGTGGACATGACCCCGGAGCAGCTCGCGGTGGCTCGGGAGTACCTCCCCTTCCATGCCGAGCAATTTGGTTACGCCAACGTTCGTTTCCTTGAGGGACAGATCGAGCGCCTGGAGGAGCTCGATCTGGAGCCCGGCAGCTTCGACGTCATCGTCAGCAACTGCGTTCTGAATCTCTCCACCGACAAGCCGGCTGTCTTGCGTGGCATTCAGCGGCTGCTGAAGCCCGGCGGTGAGTTCTATTTCTCCGACGTCTACGTCGATCGACGCCTGCCGGAGGCGGTCCAAAGCCATCCGGTGCTCTACGGCGAATGCCTCGGCGGTGCGCTCTATTGGAATGACTTCCTGCGGATGGCCCGCGCGGCGGCCTTCACGGATCCGCGCCTGGTGAGCGATCGACCGCTGGAGATCACCGAGCCCCAACTGGCGGCGTTGGTGGGGGAGGCCCGCTTTTATTCGGCGACCTACCGGCTCTTCAACATCCTTGAATTGGAGGACGCCTGCGAAGACCACGGCCAGGCCGTCATCTACCGGGGCTCCATCGACCAGGCGCCGACGCGCCTGGTCTTCGACAAACACCACAACATCGAAGCCGGCAAGGTCTTCCCGGTTTGCGGCAACACCTATCGGATGCTGCACCAGACCCGTTTCGCCCCCCACTTCCAGTTCATCGGTGACTTCGAGCGTCACTACGGCCTCTTTGAAGGCTGCGGTTCGGCGATCCCCTTTGATCAGGACCGTGTGGTGAGCGGGGCCGCGGCCAGCTGCTGCTGA
- a CDS encoding MBL fold metallo-hydrolase has protein sequence MGAVPGPFSVNDRCIDCGTCWQFDPLHFAPTGSSSQVIRQPEGEAETRQALLALQACPVAAIGTTPELRRLTPSDGFPALVTRHAAGDVYYCGWASRRSFGASSWLVVRPEGNVLIDSPRWSAPLARRIAAFGRLQALVLTHRDDVADHQRWAKALGCSRWIHQADADAAPDAEHQVQGSAVVALDGALQLIPCPGHTAGSMAVLLGERRSVLFSGDHLWWRPEQAVLVASERYCWWDFQEQLRSVERLKELDVAWLLPGHGHAHAFAPGEWRAALEQTLAFN, from the coding sequence ATGGGCGCCGTGCCGGGGCCCTTCAGCGTCAATGACCGGTGCATTGATTGCGGCACCTGCTGGCAATTTGATCCTCTGCACTTCGCCCCCACGGGCAGCAGCTCCCAGGTCATTCGTCAGCCCGAGGGGGAGGCGGAAACGCGTCAGGCCCTGTTGGCCCTGCAGGCCTGTCCGGTGGCCGCCATTGGGACGACCCCGGAGTTGCGGCGGCTGACCCCAAGCGATGGCTTTCCGGCCCTGGTCACCCGCCATGCCGCTGGAGACGTCTACTACTGCGGCTGGGCGTCACGCCGCAGTTTCGGGGCCAGCAGTTGGCTCGTGGTTCGCCCCGAAGGCAACGTTCTGATCGACTCGCCCCGTTGGAGTGCCCCCTTGGCTCGGCGCATCGCCGCCTTCGGCCGTCTTCAAGCCCTGGTGTTGACCCATCGCGATGACGTGGCCGACCACCAGCGCTGGGCCAAGGCCTTGGGTTGCAGCCGTTGGATTCACCAGGCCGACGCCGATGCCGCGCCAGACGCGGAGCATCAGGTTCAGGGATCTGCGGTGGTCGCCCTGGATGGGGCGTTGCAGTTGATTCCCTGCCCCGGCCACACGGCGGGGTCGATGGCGGTCCTCTTGGGCGAGCGCCGCTCGGTGCTCTTCAGCGGTGATCACCTCTGGTGGCGCCCTGAGCAAGCGGTGCTGGTGGCTTCGGAGCGGTACTGCTGGTGGGATTTCCAGGAGCAGCTCCGTTCGGTGGAGCGCTTAAAGGAGCTGGATGTGGCCTGGCTGCTTCCCGGCCATGGCCACGCCCACGCGTTTGCCCCCGGGGAGTGGCGGGCTGCCTTAGAGCAGACCTTGGCCTTTAACTGA
- a CDS encoding glycine betaine ABC transporter substrate-binding protein — MSDAPRLTRRAALTAGLGVAGLSLASMVQLSQRPGPDEPSPTGSGPPAQPSRGGGSHRPLRLGWSPWADAEVISLMAKQLIETHLDWPVERVLADIGIQYASVARGDLDLMLMAWLPLTHQDYWKRVRERVLDLGPMYSGRLGWVVPDYVDPQVLSSIQDLRQPSVAARFNNKVQGIDPGSGLNQLSQVALKDYGLGDMRLVASSSAAMTAVLDQAIREQRWLIVTSWTPHWMFARYKLRFLEDPKRAFGGTEWIHAVGRQDLSAIAPSVTDFLTRFRIPDAELASVLLQAHQGTAQTAVDAYLESHPERVRYWVTGKIASQGGATDR, encoded by the coding sequence ATGAGTGACGCACCACGACTGACGCGGCGTGCGGCGCTCACCGCAGGCCTGGGGGTCGCCGGACTGTCCCTGGCCAGCATGGTCCAGTTGAGCCAGCGCCCAGGACCCGACGAACCCAGCCCAACAGGATCTGGTCCACCAGCGCAGCCATCGAGAGGGGGGGGCTCACATCGCCCCTTGCGCCTGGGCTGGTCGCCCTGGGCGGATGCCGAAGTGATCAGCCTGATGGCCAAGCAGCTGATCGAGACCCACCTGGACTGGCCCGTGGAGCGGGTGCTGGCCGACATCGGCATCCAATACGCCTCCGTGGCCCGAGGCGATCTGGATTTGATGTTGATGGCCTGGTTGCCCTTGACCCATCAGGACTACTGGAAGCGGGTCCGGGAACGGGTCCTGGACCTCGGTCCGATGTACTCCGGTCGCTTGGGCTGGGTCGTCCCGGACTATGTCGACCCCCAAGTCCTCAGCAGTATCCAGGACTTGCGCCAACCCTCGGTCGCCGCACGCTTCAACAACAAGGTGCAGGGAATCGATCCCGGCTCCGGCCTCAACCAACTCTCCCAAGTCGCCCTCAAGGACTACGGCCTGGGGGACATGCGCCTCGTGGCCTCCAGCAGTGCCGCGATGACCGCTGTGCTGGACCAGGCCATCCGTGAGCAGCGTTGGCTGATCGTCACCAGCTGGACGCCCCACTGGATGTTCGCCCGCTACAAGCTGCGCTTTCTGGAGGATCCCAAGCGGGCTTTTGGGGGGACGGAATGGATCCACGCCGTCGGCCGCCAAGACCTCAGCGCCATCGCCCCTTCCGTGACGGACTTCCTGACGCGCTTCCGGATTCCTGATGCGGAGCTGGCCTCGGTCCTCCTGCAAGCCCATCAAGGAACGGCCCAAACCGCGGTCGATGCCTACCTCGAAAGCCATCCCGAGCGGGTGCGTTATTGGGTGACCGGGAAGATCGCTTCCCAAGGAGGAGCCACCGACCGGTAG
- a CDS encoding proline/glycine betaine ABC transporter permease yields MGGAFAPLIASLEQAGPVGQSVDAAVEWLLNHGQGLFGVVQQGIQALASGLGWGLALPAPWLFAVGVAIAGWRLVGGGFALFSLLGLNLVLALGLWEPMVDTLALVLAASLLALLLGFPLGVLGTRQRWIWRLIRPGLDLMQTMPAFVYLIPAVMLFSTGAVPAIIATLIFAMPPIVRLTHLGIRQVPADLVEAGRSFGCTDLQMLWMVQLPNALPTVMSGVNQTIMLALSMVVITSMIGGGGLGDVVLRGIQQLDVGLGFEGGIAVVILAVILDRLSQGLSPSHRRRGQ; encoded by the coding sequence ATGGGCGGCGCCTTTGCACCTCTGATCGCCAGCCTTGAGCAGGCTGGCCCCGTCGGCCAGAGCGTTGATGCGGCCGTGGAGTGGTTGCTCAACCATGGCCAGGGATTGTTTGGCGTTGTTCAACAGGGCATCCAGGCCTTGGCGAGCGGACTGGGCTGGGGCCTGGCCCTGCCGGCGCCCTGGCTGTTTGCCGTGGGGGTTGCCATCGCGGGATGGCGCCTGGTCGGCGGTGGCTTTGCCCTCTTCAGCCTGCTGGGCTTGAACCTGGTCTTGGCCCTTGGGCTCTGGGAACCCATGGTGGACACCCTGGCCCTCGTCCTGGCCGCCTCCCTCTTAGCGCTGCTGCTGGGATTTCCCCTCGGTGTTCTGGGAACGCGTCAGCGCTGGATCTGGCGACTGATCCGCCCTGGGCTGGACCTGATGCAGACCATGCCGGCCTTTGTCTATTTGATTCCTGCGGTGATGCTCTTCAGCACCGGAGCCGTCCCCGCGATCATCGCCACCTTGATTTTCGCGATGCCTCCAATCGTCCGGCTAACCCATCTGGGGATTCGCCAGGTACCAGCGGATTTGGTGGAGGCGGGCCGCTCCTTTGGCTGCACAGACCTTCAAATGCTCTGGATGGTGCAGCTCCCGAACGCCTTGCCCACCGTGATGAGCGGTGTCAACCAGACGATCATGTTGGCCCTGTCGATGGTGGTAATCACCTCGATGATTGGTGGGGGCGGCTTGGGTGATGTGGTGCTGCGGGGCATCCAGCAGCTCGATGTGGGGCTCGGCTTTGAAGGCGGGATCGCTGTGGTGATCTTGGCGGTGATCCTGGATCGCTTGAGCCAAGGGCTCTCCCCCAGCCATCGGAGGAGAGGCCAATGA
- a CDS encoding glycine betaine/L-proline ABC transporter ATP-binding protein: protein MSSAITLDALSKRFPGQSTAAVQQVSLAIEPGEIFVVMGLSGSGKSTLLRMINGLIQPSSGSVAVRGQTLSELSKRELNRLRRHAMAMVFQSFALFPQRSVLDNAAFGLEVAGLPRTKRLAPAKRALERVGLGQQLHLKPAQLSGGMQQRVGLARALALDPPILLMDEAFSALDPLIRRDMQDLLLDLQAEQRRTVVFISHDLDEAIRIGDRIALMQSGQVLQCGTPLELLTAPASPDVRAFFKGVDRGSVLNLEQILEPCPQTLVLPDGAAPADRAHQQLCFALTPSGEFLGILSPQEGWIQADAAGALDSKVLVNDAIAVVARSPWPTPVLDHQRRLLGVVTPRRLLETLREGG, encoded by the coding sequence GTGTCCTCAGCGATCACGCTCGACGCCCTCTCCAAGCGCTTCCCAGGCCAGTCCACTGCCGCCGTCCAGCAGGTCTCCCTGGCGATCGAACCGGGCGAAATCTTTGTGGTCATGGGCCTCTCGGGCTCGGGCAAATCGACCCTGCTGCGGATGATCAACGGACTGATCCAACCCAGCTCGGGATCCGTCGCCGTCCGCGGTCAGACCCTCTCTGAACTCTCCAAGCGCGAACTCAACCGCCTGCGCCGGCACGCTATGGCCATGGTGTTCCAATCGTTCGCACTCTTCCCCCAGCGGAGTGTTCTCGACAATGCGGCCTTTGGGCTCGAAGTCGCAGGGCTGCCCAGGACCAAGCGGTTGGCTCCGGCCAAAAGGGCACTGGAGCGCGTCGGTCTCGGACAGCAGCTGCACCTGAAACCGGCGCAACTCTCCGGGGGGATGCAGCAACGGGTGGGGTTGGCCCGGGCCCTGGCGCTCGATCCCCCCATCCTGTTGATGGATGAGGCCTTCTCCGCCCTCGATCCCCTGATCCGCAGGGACATGCAGGACCTGCTGCTGGATCTGCAGGCCGAACAGCGACGCACGGTGGTCTTCATCTCCCATGACCTCGATGAGGCCATTCGCATTGGCGATCGAATCGCGCTGATGCAATCGGGGCAGGTCCTCCAATGCGGGACTCCCCTGGAGCTGCTGACGGCACCCGCCAGCCCCGATGTTCGAGCGTTCTTCAAGGGCGTCGACCGGGGTTCCGTCCTGAACCTCGAGCAGATCCTCGAGCCCTGCCCTCAGACCCTGGTGCTGCCCGATGGGGCCGCTCCCGCGGACAGGGCCCATCAGCAGCTGTGTTTCGCGCTGACCCCATCGGGGGAATTCCTCGGGATCCTGAGCCCCCAGGAAGGCTGGATCCAGGCCGATGCTGCAGGTGCGCTGGATTCCAAGGTGCTGGTCAACGACGCCATCGCCGTCGTCGCGCGCAGTCCATGGCCCACACCAGTTCTTGATCACCAGAGGCGGCTGCTGGGTGTCGTCACGCCCCGGCGGCTGCTGGAGACCCTGCGGGAGGGGGGCTGA
- a CDS encoding class I SAM-dependent methyltransferase has translation MTTSHRTKTSAAHWPKSAGAKDEQRFGAVPEAVRETDHYQQEYIEQFADRWDRLIDWEARAQAEGDFYIRILREHGAKSVLDVATGTGFHSIRLLQEGFDVVSADGSPNMLARAFRNARDRNQLLRTAQADWRFLNRDIHGTFDAVICLGNSFTHLFREKDRRKSLAEYYAVLKHNGLLILDHRNYDRLLEGGAAVKQGKGTVYCGEDVSVSPDCVDEGLARFRYAFSDGSTFHLNMFPLRYGYVRRLMREVGFQKITSYGDYQRSKDDPDFYAHVAHKAYEIDGDTTVI, from the coding sequence ATGACGACATCCCATCGCACCAAGACCTCGGCGGCCCATTGGCCCAAGTCCGCAGGGGCGAAGGATGAACAGCGTTTCGGTGCGGTCCCCGAAGCCGTTCGGGAGACCGATCACTACCAACAGGAGTACATCGAGCAATTTGCAGATCGTTGGGACCGATTAATTGATTGGGAGGCCAGAGCCCAGGCTGAAGGTGATTTTTATATCCGCATCCTGCGGGAGCACGGTGCGAAATCGGTGCTCGATGTCGCCACGGGGACAGGGTTTCACTCGATTCGACTCCTCCAGGAGGGGTTCGATGTGGTCAGCGCCGACGGCAGTCCAAACATGTTGGCGCGTGCCTTTCGCAATGCCCGTGACCGCAACCAGCTGTTGAGGACGGCCCAGGCCGATTGGCGCTTTCTGAACCGTGATATTCACGGGACCTTCGATGCGGTGATTTGCCTGGGTAACTCGTTCACCCATCTCTTTCGCGAGAAGGATCGTCGTAAATCCCTGGCTGAGTACTACGCGGTCTTGAAGCACAACGGCCTCTTGATTCTTGATCACCGCAACTACGACCGCCTCTTAGAAGGTGGTGCGGCGGTGAAGCAAGGGAAGGGAACCGTGTATTGCGGAGAAGATGTTTCTGTGAGCCCTGATTGTGTCGATGAGGGCCTGGCACGCTTTCGCTACGCCTTCAGTGATGGAAGTACTTTCCATCTCAATATGTTCCCGCTTCGCTATGGCTATGTGCGCCGACTGATGCGGGAGGTGGGCTTCCAGAAGATCACCAGCTATGGGGACTATCAGCGCAGCAAGGATGATCCCGATTTCTATGCCCATGTCGCCCATAAGGCCTACGAGATCGATGGCGATACGACGGTGATCTAG
- a CDS encoding cyclopropane-fatty-acyl-phospholipid synthase family protein translates to MTQTHFSAAERTASDYYDSADADCFYEEVWGGEDIHIGLYASETEAIAPASQRTVNALIALIGTFPRGATVVDLGSGYGGAARRLAKEFGAHVEAINISSVENARHRQLNLSAGLQDHIQVHDASFEDVPLPSGCADVVWSQDAILHSGNRQQVLQEAARLLKPGGVMVLTDPMAADGVETDSLSAILDRIHLPDMGSPDRYRAWASQAGLVREVWQDQTAMLIRHYSRVREELLRREQELKTKISPEYLQRMAAGLGHWIDGGRQGRLSWGLMRFRKPLQEA, encoded by the coding sequence ATGACGCAGACGCATTTTTCCGCCGCGGAGCGCACGGCTTCGGACTACTACGACAGCGCTGATGCCGATTGTTTCTATGAAGAGGTTTGGGGCGGTGAAGACATTCACATCGGCCTCTACGCCTCCGAGACCGAAGCCATTGCACCGGCCAGTCAGCGCACGGTTAATGCCTTAATCGCTTTGATCGGCACCTTCCCGCGCGGGGCCACGGTTGTTGATTTGGGTTCGGGATATGGCGGTGCTGCCCGCCGCCTTGCGAAGGAGTTCGGGGCCCATGTCGAGGCGATCAACATCTCTTCCGTTGAAAATGCTCGGCACCGTCAGCTCAACTTGAGCGCCGGATTGCAGGACCACATCCAGGTGCACGATGCCTCCTTTGAGGACGTTCCCCTGCCCTCGGGTTGTGCCGATGTTGTCTGGAGTCAGGACGCGATCCTGCACTCCGGCAACCGTCAGCAGGTGCTCCAGGAGGCGGCGCGGTTGTTGAAGCCAGGCGGGGTGATGGTCCTCACGGATCCGATGGCCGCCGATGGGGTGGAGACCGATTCCCTGAGCGCGATTCTCGACCGCATTCATCTGCCCGACATGGGCTCACCGGATCGCTATCGGGCCTGGGCCAGTCAGGCCGGTTTGGTCCGGGAGGTTTGGCAGGATCAGACGGCGATGTTGATTCGCCATTACAGCCGCGTGCGCGAGGAGCTCCTGCGCCGTGAGCAGGAGCTGAAGACCAAGATCAGTCCGGAGTACCTCCAGCGGATGGCCGCTGGCTTAGGCCATTGGATTGATGGGGGACGCCAGGGACGCCTGAGTTGGGGGCTGATGCGCTTCCGCAAGCCCCTGCAGGAGGCCTGA